From the genome of Acidihalobacter aeolianus:
ATAACTCTGTGGATCAAGCGGTGAAAAAGCTGCCAAATGGGCACCGCCATTACAGTTTCGTTAACTTGTAGAAGATTTGAGCATATGGTCTATCTAGCTGTTTTAAAAAAAAATATAAGGTTTTTGCGCACGTCATTGCCAGTTTGTGAGGGGGATGTAATAGAGCGTTGCTTACACGCCTCGCTGTGTGTATAAGGTGACAGCCGAACGCGAATCAGGCCTCGAGCGCATGTCCAAAGCCACCCCATCCTCCCCGACCGTGGGCTTCGTCAGTCTCGGCTGCCCGAAGGCGCTGGTCGATTCCGAGCGCATCCTCACCCAGCTGCGCGCTGAGGGCTATGCCATCTCGCCGAGCTACGACGGCGCGGACCTGGTGGTGGTGAACACCTGCGGCTTCATCGACGCCGCGGTGGAGGAATCCCTCGAAGCCATCGGCGAGGCCCTGGACGAGAACGGCCGCGTCATCGTCACCGGTTGCCTGGGCGGCGACGAGACCCGGGTGCGCGAGGCGCATCCCGAAGTGCTCGCGGTGACTGGCCCGCATGCCTACGAGGCGGTGATGAGCGAGGTGCACCGCCACCTGCCGGCCCCGCACGACCCCTACGCCAGCCTGGTGCCGCCGCAGGGCATCAAGCTGACCCCGCGGCATTACGCCTATCTCAAGATTTCCGAGGGCTGCAATCACCGCTGCAGCTTCTGCATCATCCCCAGCCTGCGCGGCGATCTGGTCAGCCGGCCCATCGGCGAGGTGCTGGCCGAGGCCGAGAATCTGGTCAACGCCGGTGTGCAGGAGCTGCTGGTGATCTCGCAGGACACCTCCGCCTACGGCGTCGACGTGCGCTACCGCACCGGCTTCTGGCGCGGACGGCCGCTCAAGTCCCATGTGCAGACCCTGGCCGAGGCGCTGGGCGAGCTGGGCGTGTGGGTGCGCCTGCACTACGTCTATCCCTACCCGCATGTCGACGCGCTGATCCCGCTGATGGCGGAGGGCCGTATCCTGCCCTACCTCGACATGCCGCTGCAGCACGGCAGCCCGCGCATCCTCAAGGCCATGCGTCGACCCGCGGCCAGCGAGCGCATGCTCGAACGCATTCACGACTGGCGCGCGCAATGTCCGGACCTGACGCTGCGCAGCACCTTCATCGTCGGCTTTCCCGGCGAGACCGACGAGGATTTCGAGTCCCTGCTCGAATTCCTCGACGAGGCGCAACTCGACCGCGTCGGTGCCTTCGCCTACTCTCCGGTATCGGGCGCGGCGGCCAACGAGCTGCCGGACGCCGTGCCGGAGGCGCTCAAGCAAGAGCGGCTGGAGCGATTCATGGCGCATCAGGCCGTGATCAGCGCGCAAAGACTGCGTGCGCGCGTCGGGCGCGAGATCGAGGTGCTGGTGGACGAGGTCGGCGCGGACGGCATCGTCGCGCGCAGCGCGGCGGACGCCCCCGAGATCGACGGCCTGGTCTATATCGAGGGCGCGGCGGACGCCCGGCCCGGCGAGCGCATCCGGGTGACGGTCACCGATACGGACGAACACGACCTGTGGGCGCGCGCGGATTGAGCGTCCCATCGAGCGAGGGAGCCCTATGAAAACCGGAAAAACCGCTTTCGATCCGTCCCGTCGGCGTCTGCTGCGCGGCACGGCGACCGTGTTCGTCGCCGGTATCGGCGCCGGGTTGCTGCCGGACACGGCGCAGGCCGCCAAGGTGTCCAAGGCCGCGATGCTGTATCAGACGCACCCCCACGGCAGCGCGTCCTGCGCCAACTGCGTGCATTTCGAACCCGGCCCCTCGCCTTCCGCGATGGGCGCCTGCACCGTCGTCCCGGGCAGCATCAGCCCGCGCGGCTACTGCATCGCCTACTCGCCGCGGGCCTAGCCGGCGGCGCTCCTGCGCGCGGCGATCTCGATCTCGATCAGCATCTCGGGATCGACGAAGGGCAGCACGTGCAGCAGCGTGAGGGCGGGACGGATGTCGCCGAACACCTCGCCGTGCGCCCTCCCCGCCTCGCGCCATTGCGCAATGTCGGTAACGTAGAGCCGGCTCTGCACCACGTCCGCCAGCGCGAAACCCGCCTCCGTCAGCACCGCTT
Proteins encoded in this window:
- the rimO gene encoding 30S ribosomal protein S12 methylthiotransferase RimO, with translation MSKATPSSPTVGFVSLGCPKALVDSERILTQLRAEGYAISPSYDGADLVVVNTCGFIDAAVEESLEAIGEALDENGRVIVTGCLGGDETRVREAHPEVLAVTGPHAYEAVMSEVHRHLPAPHDPYASLVPPQGIKLTPRHYAYLKISEGCNHRCSFCIIPSLRGDLVSRPIGEVLAEAENLVNAGVQELLVISQDTSAYGVDVRYRTGFWRGRPLKSHVQTLAEALGELGVWVRLHYVYPYPHVDALIPLMAEGRILPYLDMPLQHGSPRILKAMRRPAASERMLERIHDWRAQCPDLTLRSTFIVGFPGETDEDFESLLEFLDEAQLDRVGAFAYSPVSGAAANELPDAVPEALKQERLERFMAHQAVISAQRLRARVGREIEVLVDEVGADGIVARSAADAPEIDGLVYIEGAADARPGERIRVTVTDTDEHDLWARAD
- a CDS encoding Rid family hydrolase, whose translation is MPYRSDDTLYVSATAAGGPDGRIVGSDLYVQTRYILQKLEAVLTEAGFALADVVQSRLYVTDIAQWREAGRAHGEVFGDIRPALTLLHVLPFVDPEMLIEIEIAARRSAAG